In the genome of Anabrus simplex isolate iqAnaSimp1 chromosome 6, ASM4041472v1, whole genome shotgun sequence, one region contains:
- the LOC136876051 gene encoding uncharacterized protein: MNQLAVAQQHQAAMAVALAAAASSNSAGVKQNSWGDLNGNTAASSGPPTNPTVSVTLANSGVQKTLAAPQMYGHIVHHASPFPTAAQTHTAPPGLVFLNVPQRLPQLQSQAMLNSASSQYAKASQNPLPQPTAAFPPPNHPPPPHGMLPPLIPAPATAAALMGLKRSWEQAFPAELSNSGGVKRQWQAQPTGAAATTAGTPAFHAQQSALTHSVAYQPQFYPAL; the protein is encoded by the coding sequence ATGAACCAGTTGGCTGTAGCTCAGCAGCACCAAGCTGCCATGGCTGTGGCACTTGCTGCTGCTGCCTCTTCTAACTCTGCTGGTGTCAAACAGAATTCCTGGGGAGACCTGAACGGAAACACTGCTGCGTCTTCGGGGCCGCCTACCAACCCGACGGTATCGGTGACGCTGGCCAACTCTGGTGTTCAGAAAACCTTGGCTGCTCCCCAGATGTATGGGCATATTGTCCACCATGCATCTCCATTTCCTACTGCTGCACAGACCCACACTGCACCTCCTGGTTTGGTCTTCTTGAACGTTCCTCAGCGCCTTCCCCAGTTACAGTCCCAAGCCATGCTCAACTCTGCTTCCAGCCAGTATGCCAAAGCTTCCCAAAACCCTCTTCCACAACCTACGGCTGCCTTTCCCCCTCCTAATCATCCTCCACCCCCACACGGTATGCTTCCGCCTCTCATACCAGCCCCTGCTACAGCGGCTGCCCTCATGGGGCTGAAGCGCTCGTGGGAGCAGGCTTTTCCAGCAGAGCTCTCTAATTCTGGTGGGGTGAAGAGGCAGTGGCAGGCACAACCCACCGGTGCTGCAGCTACCACTGCTGGCACTCCTGCATTCCATGCTCAGCAGTCTGCCCTCACTCATTCCGTGGCCTATCAACCTCAATTCTATCCTGCACTGTAG